In Gossypium arboreum isolate Shixiya-1 chromosome 5, ASM2569848v2, whole genome shotgun sequence, a single genomic region encodes these proteins:
- the LOC108488377 gene encoding SEC14 cytosolic factor-like, translating into MNNGHHQEAIKQFLSLMENVDEKMKNTFQNMHHGYPTETLVRFLKARDWNVQKAHKMLIDCLQWRLQNEIDNILSKPIIPVDLYRAVRDSQLVGVSGYSKEGHPIIAIGIGLSTYDKASVNYYVQSHIQMNEYRDRVVLPMATEKYGRHISTCLKILDMTGLKLSALNQIKLLSTIATIDDLNYPEKTGTYYIVNAPYIFSACWKAVKPLLQERTKRKIQVLQGCGRDELLKIMDYSSLPHFCRKEGSGSGSGSGSSRNSSNGTVDNCFSLDHTFHQQLYNYIKQQSTLIEARLPIKQGSVHVKFPKPGLEDTEIVKTIQSELDRFADQNAVCNSMNAVKVNGD; encoded by the exons atgaacaaTGGTCATCATCAAGAAGCCATCAAGCAATTTCTGTCTTTAATGGAAAATG TTGACGAGAAGATGAAGAACACGTTTCAG AATATGCATCATGGATATCCAACTGAAACATTAGTCCGGTTTCTCAAGGCGAGAGATTGGAATGTTCAGAAAGCTCATAAAATG TTAATTGATTGCTTACAATGGCGACTACAGAATGAGATTGACAACATATTATCG AAACCAATTATCCCCGTCGACTTATATAGAGCGGTGCGAGATTCTCAACTAGTAGGAGTGTCAGGTTACTCAAAGGAG GGTCATCCTATCATTGCCATTGGTATTGGGCTTAGCACATACGATAAAGCTTCC GTGAATTATTATGTACAATCACACATTCAAATGAATGAATATAGAGATCGTGTAGTATTG CCTATGGCCACAGAAAAGTATGGACGACATATTAGCACTTGTTTGAAAATCTTGGATATGACTGGCTTGAAACTTTCGGCGTTGAACCAAATAAAG CTATTGAGTACTATAGCTACCATTGACGATTTGAATTATCCCGAGAAGACAGGGACGTATTATATTGTCAATGCGCCATACATATTTTCGGCATGTTGGAAG GCTGTAAAACCTCTTTTGCAAGAAAGGACGAAGCGGAAAATTCAAGTGCTTCAAGGTTGTGGAAGGGATGAGTTACTCAaa ATAATGGATTATTCATCTCTCCCACATTTTTGTCGGAAAGAAGGATCAGGATCGGGGTCGGGGTCGGGGTCATCACGTAACAGCAGCAATGGAACAGTAGATAATTGTTTCTCATTAGACCATACCTTCCATCAACAACTTTACAATTACATAAAGCAGCAATCAACACTTATAGAGGCTAGATTGCCGATCAAACAGGGATCGGTTCATGTAAAGTTTCCGAAGCCGGGGCTAGAAGATACTGAAATCGTGAAAACCATTCAATCCGAGCTTGATAGGTTTGCAGATCAGAATGCTGTATGCAACTCTATGAATGCGGTTAAGGTAAATGGTGATTAA